taatttttatgaagcccaggtggtcgtgtggtcttgcgggacggctacagcgcaggcgatttggtgtcacgacaTCTCAGTAGCATGGTTTCGAATCCCGGCAAGGGAAGAACctcaaaatttgaatgaaagaACTTCTGATATATTATTGACTTTATAAGGCAAACAAAAatggcagattttttttaatagagaTGAATAAACATACTGTCATTTCCTATAGCTTCAATGGAGTATGACCTTTTGTCGACCCTTGTCGCAGCCGACCAATCAACTATTGCTCCAAATGACGCTCCCGGCATAGACTGCAATACGTAATTTCCATCACTTCCGCCATCATCAAAAATAATCGTACCACTCGTTTTTGTGTGCCTTGAATAAAAAGATGATATAGACTCATTTATTTTCAAGAGGGGATGGGATTATTTGGTCTCCTGCTAATGATGCTTATTTTTGCCGCGAGAGTAGATGTTTTCCCCTTATGCGCACATTttgtttcctgtaattagtGTTGCAGACtatcaattttcatttaatattatgCAAAGTCATTTGTTTTCCGTTCTTACCAGGGCAAGTTATTCATTATCATTAtgccccctccccctttttgcTATTTTATTCCTTTTGATGTTAAACATTTCGATTTTGTGACATCGATATTTTCACGATTTATTCTATTGTCATTCTTAATGAATACTATACAGTTTTGATATACGAGTTCACCTCTTCGTGGACAAGGCGTCATATTACATTTGTGTTAGCTTATTTCGTGCCTCGTACCGAGTTTTTGCGTTAAGCCAATTGATACTGATTATTTTTCTAACACCAATGTCCAGGGTTAGGAGAGGGTGAACACTTACAAACATAATTTACCCCCACCACCTTGTTTATGTAcctgtccctagtcaggagcctgttgaGGTTTTCGTTGGTTcatatctgtcatatttgttttcccggaattgtttttgatttatgaaatGTCAATCTATGAAAAGATATTCTTCCTTTTAAGTGTAAGAACAATGACATAGTCACATAGTCCATAGTGCGAAACAGAGGCGGGTTTCAGGGGGCCAGGCCCCTACCCTTTTgagaaaatttgtttgattatatagggaatcactgaagcgtgacggAGAGGGCTCCTTCTTAGGCAGCCAGTTGgccccccacttatgaaaatttcttgatCCGCCAGTACGAAACGGCGAATTGGTACAGAACATACTAATTAATCTTTGATTGCATATTTATGTATGAGAGTTAGATATTACTTACCATCCCATATAATCACCTTTCTCAACAGAAATTCTATTTTCCTCTGGTATATTTGTTACCACACCTCCAGCTTTATCAACTAAAACGAAAATTTTAATTGTCATAAAAATTTGGATTGATTGTTAAATGTTAAAAcggaacttaaaaaaaaattaataaagtaGTTACTGCGATGTtgggaaatacatacatgtatccaTATGTTGGTTTCTCCACTCGCCCAAAAACAAGcaaacaaacacaaatcaaGACCAAAAAAACTACACCGAACAAAGCACGCAACAATAGCAATTATCATAATAACAACATAACCTCCTCAAGAAAACGAATCCATAACATAGTGTTGTCAAcatcatttaaatattcaagataacaaaacaagaacacaatcaaatttaaaagaacattttaaataaaatttgacttGAACACTGCTttcattcattttgttgtcCAGAAAATGCAAGAACACAAGAACACGCCAAAATCATCcacaatatttttatcaatatgtgACTTGGACACTGCTTTTATTCATCTTGTTGAATTGCCATCAATAGACTATGacctcttgttgagagttgtctcatgggcaatcataccatatcttctatgttttaatatatgtaTCCAAATAGGAAAATGTCGTACAACACAAGTTAAATGTATACGCTACTTTATTCCATAAAGATATTCTTTGGGAGTACCAGATATCATGTAATGGTCATACTTACATGTCAAAGAATTCTGTCCCATCAGTCTAAACTCGTTTTCCTTGCCAGTTGGTCGCCATACTTGTAAATCTACTTCTCCTGGGCCACCAGCTGTAGCACGCCATCTTCTTATAGTACCACAACAGTCGAACGTAAACTTACTATCGGTAGCAATTACTCCATAgtctttaatataaataaatattcttttttatatgttaaaattcCCTGATGGAGATTAAATGATTAAGTATAATACTCCATCGAGCTTAGTCGATTCTTAAATTGATACAAATATAACTACAATGGAAACattttggaacttatattatgaaggaacttctattccgtgaAGTCTGCATTGGTCACACGTTCTACCTGGATGGAAAATTTCGAAAATTTGACCTATTTGGTCAAAcgaatatttcttttgtttatattgttgttaataataatttaaaaatatagttaAATTGTTCTTGTCAAACATTCATTTTGATAGCTTAATGTGTTTTAAGAAGTTAAATGGAAAcgctttcttttaaaaagagtttcttagataatatacaaataaaagatacagatcatgataaaacaaaacaaaacgaaacgaaacgaaagAATCGAAATCCCAATATTTATACTTGTTTCAATATCTCACGCTTAACTTTTTTGTGAAATATGAATTGCCGTAGAAGAGAGGAGAGAGACACCAAAGAGacactaaaatttataaatcgaaaacaaatcCAAAAACTTAAAAGTCAAGGAAATCAAAATACTCTAACACGTCAAGAGCTACAATGTATTCGACCGAAAGGTCAGAAAGGTCAGAAAGGCCCATAAAAGAGTAACTAAATCCATCTGGGGTTGAAGTCAttaaactttgctcagtgctcggagcacaaaaatcatgctcgaaacatgaaatccaacattttgattggtttattttCGAGTAAGAGTACAAAAGACTGACtccgaaagttttatgaccacaAGGCCAGATGTCAACTTTGCATCGAGGATTTGAAACCATTGCCAGGGTTCTTTAAGAGgaacgaaatataccagagggacagtcaaagtcataaataaactgacaacgacatggctaaaaatgaaaaagaaaaacagacaaataacagtacagaagacataacatagaaaactaaagactaagcaacacgaaccccacccaaactgggggtgatctcaggtgctccggaaggataagcagattctgctccacatgtggcacccgtcgggttgattatgttattacaaatccggtatatAGTCTAATTAAgtattatttgtaaacttttaaataacaaaacttaCTTGATAATTGGCTGTCAATATCTTTTCCGTTTCCATGGTCATTGTATCCTTGTTTCACACCATCACAAGCATTAACTGAGAAAGTCAAAGTAGGATGTGAGAAATTTACATTATTAGTAACTACAACTATCAAGTTGAACACATaataatttatgttcaaaaaaGACTTTGAGACTACATGGCAGCTTCGTATATAATTAGAGTAACGCCGGGTTTTCGCGTATTGTTGGAAATTTTAACAAACTACAAAAGCGAGAGGCAGTTCAGCACTGCAATTTTAAcagattttgacaaaattttgagtatcaatgtggaataacaaacaaaatggGCATTCTTAACAAACGTTTCAATTTTTACAGAAACATCTTTcctttaaaaatcttcaaatgaTTTTGACAAATCCGTATTAAAGCTGACTATCCAGTTTCACCgcaaatcttttgttttgctgtattgttttgttttcaggggagataatgcagttctgggttttttttcaggaGAGATAATAAGCTGTTTTGGTATGAGGTTGTGAGCAAATTTGATATCTGTCTCAAGATGATTATTAGTCGAAAAGCGCCAGTCAACGATTCTGAAGAACATATCGGCCGATATAAGAGTAAAAAGGCCTAGTTTCTAAATAAGAAGATAAAATCTTTCCGGTCGCTTCAAATGCAAGATATTTTGCATAAACCATTACCTTAAATTGGACTTTAGCGGCTGTTTCCTAAGCAAAATGTGATAATTTGTCTGTCAAAAGCTGAAGGTTATCATTTTTTCATGGTTCTATTTGTTCATTAAGAACTTGGTGTTGAAGTTAAGATTTGTATAAGTCCTTCTTCAATTCAGTCAtctttttttccatttctaaaaAGGTTAACGCATTTGATATGCAAAATTGTTTTTAAGCCCGTTTATCAACGTTGGTTTATTGTTTTTAGTCTGTTGTACACTGATCTACACTGACATTAAATATATCTAATTCCgttcaaaatgtaacaaactatttcaaattaattattcaaaattaacaaatgcTAATTATAGTGAAatgatttcaataaaatgtattagTTCTTACCATGTTTAAGTCCTAAGATTGAAAATACTACCAAAATGAGAGGTTGCATCATAAACAACTGTTCAGATAAACTAATAATTGCACTGTGACGCCTTACTTGATGGAAGGGCAGATATTTGTTAGTCCGTGGCTACCACTATGGTTACAGTACATAAACTCAGTTTAATACTGCTCCTTGTAGTATATCTTTACCTGTGAAATATTAAAAGATGAGACAAAATTTTACAGCTGTCCAGGGGTgtccataaaaatcaaattaagcCAACAACCGGGAATTAGGATAACCACTATGAAAAGTTTATTATGACTAAAGATGTATTGACATCTACCTAACAacacaacaaaataaaagaaaaggcATTTGAAGTTCAATATACGAGTCGCAATAATATACATCATATTGTTGTCAAAATATGGAGATGCAATATGAACGTCAACTGTGACACTTGTTCCGCAAAGACAAAACGGACAAGGGTATACTCGATTACAAACCTATCCTAACCTTTGGACAGTGATGTAATAGTTCATCATCAgaactaaaaaaagtgtttcacTTTTTGGTATATAGCATATAGACAACcatcaaaaagacaaacacacgatttgagagtactcgcagttactgcaAGCTTGTTCTAAGCCGTATTTCAACAATTAACTAGACAAAGTGATGCCCCAACCCCACCCCCGCAATACACTTTGAAGTAACTGTATCGTAACAAAGTCAATGTAGGACTTTCTTTAAGATAATATTGTTTCTGGGAGACATATTTGGTGCCTCCACAGATACAAAGTGTTATTTTGAACTGCGTTTACGCGTGTACCCCCAAAAATGACAAAGTTAAACTGTCTCCcaaaagagaaaatataaataagaataaaaaccCTGAAAAAATGCTCACCTTCAACACATTTACAAACAGATATCAAAGTGAAAACTACCTAGGATTCAAACTGTAGGAGGAGTTATGCGTAATAATGGGACGGACAGGCGGCACGAAAAGGGGAACACAATATGATATGCCCCCAAACTTTTAATTTCAGACTTTTCCCAGACATAAAAATCAATTAGAACACTACCGAAGGATTCATTATGAAGACTTTACGAGTAGTCTAGGCGAAATATTTTAGGCTACAAACAAGTCGTGTATGGATTCAAATGAGACTATctcatttttgccaaaaaaaaaaaaatccttaacaGAGAAAAATGTATTATGAAACACAGAAGACCAAAAACTAGGTTATTGACTTTGGAAATTTAACTCTTTTATGTGTACTCAAACTTGCCcaaattttttatttcgatCCTAATGTTTCCTAttggctttataaatacaattattttaaataaccataaggaatttaaaataaaagatatcaaCGTCTTATctgataaatgtttttgaatagCACATTTAACTTCCGAATATGtattagaattttaaattaactACCTTATTGATACACAAAACTCTCACAAAAACTGCTCagtcaatagatataagaagatgtggtatgagtgcaaatgagacaacgcttcatccaagtcataatttgtaaacaaGTAAACCATTATGTATCGCCTTaagttaagggcatacgatacagttttgattctgtatttacaagttcatgaaaatgtgcatataggctattttttacctgattaaatcaaatatg
This Mytilus trossulus isolate FHL-02 chromosome 14, PNRI_Mtr1.1.1.hap1, whole genome shotgun sequence DNA region includes the following protein-coding sequences:
- the LOC134697805 gene encoding uncharacterized protein LOC134697805; its protein translation is MQPLILVVFSILGLKHVVVTNNVNFSHPTLTFSVNACDGVKQGYNDHGNGKDIDSQLSNYGVIATDSKFTFDCCGTIRRWRATAGGPGEVDLQVWRPTGKENEFRLMGQNSLTFDKAGGVVTNIPEENRISVEKGDYMGWHTKTSGTIIFDDGGSDGNYVLQSMPGASFGAIVDWSAATRVDKRSYSIEAIGNDNMPPSFKNLPHTSIISQADMYDLAQQPTEVFLIEVTDTDVHDIPGLKVEVFGFDQYFQIENTNMVVIVSAPPVDTYVLKIKVTDHCGLNKTEQLTVEIKDFGTTTKGPDEPVNTAASSGDSEDFEWDWLIGVIIATIIILVIVALLFFFRKKGWLKKAHRTAPKRKLAKDEEMDNGTKTDSNNPLTQN